CTGTtcctaaaaataattataatattgCTAATCTTGAGCAAAAATGAATTGCATTGAATTAATTCCAGATATATTGAATGTAAGCCTCAGACTTGCTGCAGGTTTCTTGCTGAGCCTCAGACCACGAGCAGCTGAGCtttgcagatctctgctctgggcCAAATGGGATTTAAATGCAGAAGCTGCATCTTGgagcaataagaatttggatTTGTTAGCAGCACTTCCTACATGGGAGCAAAGTCTCAGGGTGGCCTATCCAGCAGTGGAAAGGGCTCCCAGAGCTATTTCCTTTGCAATCTGGTAATGCAAGGTCAGCTAATGCAGTTTGCTTTGCAGCTTATCTGCCATTAAGTGCCTTCCCTGTGTAAAGCCAAGGGTAATCAAGGTCTGGCTGCCTCCTGCATGGGGAGGAACCTTGCTTCACCTTGTCCTTGGACGTGCAGCCGTTCCTACATTTGCTTTATTCTTACATGCTTCAGATATAGATGGAATAACACAAGGCTCTTTTCTCCTCTTGCTTCAAAGAAACACATAGCAAGCTGtgcaaaaataataattaaaaaaaaacaacagagggCAAAGCAATTAAGAGTTTTATGTCCTTTCAAGTTCCATCCCACTTGTTTTGTGTTTTGGCTTGGTTGTTTTTTATGCTGCAACTATTTATTGACTAAAAACCAAGAGATGAAAAATTTGTTTTCAGTGATTAAATACCTTCTGAAATAGCCACCTGCAGGTCAGGATGTAAGCCAACAGCTTGTTCTAACTGGTCTAAAGCCGTGTGCCTGTCTAACCTAATTCTCCCTTCTGCATAGAGCAGCTCCCACAAGCAACAAGCTATATTAAGCAGGGCTTAAGATCACCCTAAGCAGTTTACACAGGggcatccccagcttctctgCCTCTCACCAGTTGCCCAACAATTTGCAGATATTCTGCCCCTCTTCAAAGTCCAGGATTCTACAACATTTTGGGGAAGGAATCCCTGGTTGGGAGGTCATGAGTTTTCGTTGGTTGTTTCAGCTGAAAAGTGGCAAAAGCAGAAATTGTTGGGATTTCACAGGAAATGGGGCAGACATTGGACATCACTCAACTTCTTTCTAGTGCAGTTTTTCATCAGGTCTTCAAGATGGCCATAGAGAGTGGGATAATCTGAGACAAGATTAAAtgttagaaattatttaattaaatttttcatCTGGGTGTTTTTACTCTACAGTTGTCATAGGGAATGTTTGTACTATTTTGACAGCAGATTAAGGACAAAATGGATCTTTTTGTTCTCAGGACATATGTGTCCACCCTCTGGCTGGAAGAGGAAATCACTGTTAGGCACTGACAGATGAGTTATATTATCAATCAGGAGTCCTGATTCTTCAGAGCCTCTCTGGTAGATATTTGAAAAGTAAGCACAGATAACCTTTTACTTAAAAATTCAGAAAGATAATAACAGTCCATGAATTCTCCTGCTAGTTGTATGCCACAGTTCTCCTTGTTTTCAACTGATATTGGATAGGGGAGAGAAATCTGTTCATTGACATTCTCCTTCAGTGCTTCCTGTGGTGAATAAGGCTTGTTGTTTTATGAATAACACTTGCACTTTATCAATCCAAAAAATAAGGTACTGACTGGGTAAGAAAGTAGCCAAAAGTCACCACAAGATCCATTTCCAGAATTTAAACAGAAGGAGGTTCCTATCTCTAAATCTATTTATTGACCAGTGCACCATGTTCCATTCCATTGAATTAAAAATGCCAAGAATGGGGAAATCTGATTTCTGAGGGATCCAGGCCAATTTGcactccagctgcagaggggaggcaGCACAGGTTGTGGCCGTGCCCACTGCAGTTCTCAGCGCACTCTGACACTAAATTTTGGCTTCTTGCTTCCTTGTGATGGATGAAAAGTGCTGCAGTGGCAGGCCCCAAAATGAGATGCACATGATGCTGCTGTGCACAGCATTCAGGTGGCTCAGTGTGGTTTGAGTCACTCTGCATTTCTGCCACTGATATCACAAACCTTTGTCAGTCTTTGTGTTACTTATCATTTAATCCCTGAAAATAAAGGCATTTGCATTTCAAGTGGATTCCCACTCAACTTAAGCAACTGCATCTGTATGTCATGAGATCTGATCAGTCTGATTTCAACACTTGCATCATGGATTTGCAGACACATTTAAGAAGGCTGAAAATGAAAAGCTGATTGCTTTGTGCTGCTTAAGGGTTTTGTGCAGCAGCATTGCACATCCAACCTTCCAGCTGCCTGTCTAAAGAGAATGATAACAATACCTGGGGGTGGAGAGGCTTGTTGGAAGGGACATTCTAGCAGATGATGCTTGTGGGAAAAGTGTTGTAGAAGATCTGGGCCTTATTTAAGTGCAGCTTGTTTATATGAATTGGAGGTGTGCTGATTAAAATAATCCTATTTTACCAGCAAGCTGCTATTAGAACCCAGGGAATGCCCTGAAGACTCAATACCCAGTCCCAGGTGGGAGCAATACACTGATTTTCTTCATGTGCCCTGGTCACCCCCAAGGCACAGAGTGGGAAACATGCACAAGCAGCATGTGCTGGGTGCCTGCCTGAGGAAGGATTCCCACTGGAATCCAGCCTTGGAATGGCCACAGAGCTACAGTGCCTTCCTTTACACATACAGTTGTTTAAGGATATATAAAATAGGATTTAAGTATTAGTGACAGCTCACTGCTGCCTGGAATGTACAGGCACCACAGCCCCAGACTGGAATTTTCTGTTCTTCACCTCAAATTTCCCCATCATGGTTGTCCTTAGTGTTTGGTCTGTGAGCTGGCAAGAAGATGAGGCTGTTCTGTATGAGATGCTGCTGAGTTTATAAATGTGAGAGATACTCAACACTCAGAACTGCTGAGGCAGCCCAGTAATCACAGCAGCTCTGTCCCAGTGCTCCTTTCTTCATCTACACAAGAGCTTTTTTGGAAAGAAGTCTATGTTCTTTGCCGGTAAGTCAACTGGTAAAATCTGCCACTGTAATTTTGGATTGGTTCCATAGTGTATTGCACTTGAAAAATTATCTGTGCTTTGGTTAATTTGGTTAAATATCTTCACCTGCCATGGGAACCAGCATATGAAAAGGATGAATGAACCATTTACCCCTCTCTCTTTGTTCTATTTCTGCTGCTGCAGACTGCAACACAGTCTGGCATTtggttccaggaaaaaaaaaaatctaaaggaAGCAATTTCAGCAGAGTCAGGAGGATCTGCTTGAACAGCTCTAATATTGAACCTAACTGGCATGTTTTGACAAAGTTAAAAGTCTAATGATAAAATTTTGCTGAGCCTCTTAAGCAAGGCATGAAATCTATCTAGCAGCTCTGCTAGAAAAGATGCTCATGTTTCCACAAGCAATGAGACCAATATCCAGATTACTAAAGATCCACCAAGTATTAATAAGTATTAATTTCTGGGAAGATTAGTGAAGTCTCTCCTGCATGATGTTGGTAAATATTATTGTCCATATTGATGTATAGTTGTGTTTAAGTGGTACAGCAGCCTCAAGTGACTGCCCTAAGTGCCATTTTTAACTGGCCAATATGATATCCAGTGTGAACCCCTCAATGCACCCTCAGTGCTCAGGCATTGCTTCTGCCCTGCTTAAGGAGAGGAAAGGCAGGTCATAAACAAAATGAATTAATAATACAGAATGAATAAGGCCAAGAAAGATGCTTGTCCTTCTCCCTCTTATTACTCTGGTGAGCTGAGGCTGGATTCCAGCTGACAGCTACTGTACTACCCCAACAGCACAGGAACCTGCTCTGTTCCTGCCCTCACCTTCCTGACCttccccttctttctctcctgatCTTTCCTTTGTCCTCTTCTCCAGTCAGTTTCCAATGAGAGCTCTACAGTTGAATATTTGGGCCCAATTTCCCACCAATCCTGCCCCTCTTTTTGTGATGCAATCATATTTGTTTGTGCCACCAGCACTCCTGTCCCTGGTTGATGGAACTGTCCTTTAAGTTATGTGGGTGAAACATTACCCAGTAATCCAGTGCTAAAACTGGGGCAGAAAGGGGCTCCAGCCTTGCCTGTGTGCTGAGAAACAAGGGTGATGTTGACCAAGGAACCATTTGTTTTTTGTGCCACAGTGACAGAGACCACGCTTGACACAGCATCATTATTTCCTAATTGTCATCATATTTATCATTTTATTGTCAGTGGCTCAAAACCCACTAATGTCAGCTGGGTTTTATTCTCACACCACACACGCCTGCTAACACACAGCTTCTCTTCACacagatattttttttaataactggaACAAACCAGGATACCCATTCAAAGAACTGTTCTTTATAGCAGAGCTAAAGATAAGGGCTTGCAGCATGGTACAAGCTTGTGTAAGGTTTGCATATTCCACGTTCCACCTAGCAGCTGGAATGAGGTTCTGATGAGCCTTGTTTATCATTGTTAATGGCTGCCCCTGATTCACTACCCATAACCTGATATTTCATATCCTAAAAAGATATTTCCCTAGGTTGAGGCATGAACAGACTCACGGAATCTAAGATGTTTACTATAAGCTTTTTAAGAAGTTAACAACCCTGTCCAATCCTCTTTTCCCAGATGGAAATGAGAAGCCACAATAATCATAGAGGCTGATGATCCCATGGAATCCATCCTCAAGGTGGTACCAGGTCACTCGAACCCCATTGTCCTCCAGCCTCTTCTTGTACAACAAGCCATCGTCCCTCAGCACGTCGTACTCGCAGGTCAGGATGAAAGATTCTGGCAGCTGGTGAACAACAGAGTCTTCAGCCAGCAGTGGGCACAGGTTGGGTTCACAGAATCTCTTCACTGTCTCATAAACTTCAGCTATAAAATCAGTGGGCCTAAGCGGCTTCACGCCTCTGACCTTAAATTGCTCGGGGATGTTGTCTGGACTCACCCACTTCCTATACTTCAGCCTCATGTCTGGGGGAATATGAGAGCCTTCCAAGACCTCTTGCATGTGCAGTGCATCCCCATTGAGGTACAGCAAAGCAAAGAAAGCAGCTCGTTCCCGGAAGAGCAGAGGGACTCCCCGGTTCTGTTGGTAGGACGGTAAATTGAAGTCCAGGGCCTGCAGGCCTGGGTAGATGAGGATCTGAGCACGGAGCCTGGGCAGGTCTGACCTGCCTGCCAGGGTCTGGCTGACAGCAGCTGCCAGGTtgcccccagcactgtccccacaGACAGTGACGCGGGCAGGGTCCACGCCGtagtgctgcaggtgctgcaggaagTGCTGGCTGGCGCTCAGACAGTCTTCGTAGGCAGCGGGGTATTTGTGCTCAGGGGCCAAACGGTACCTGGGACACACAGACAAGAAGGAAATGTCAGTAGCAGTAATCAGGAAATGGTCTCACATGCTGTTCTTCAGCCCTACCATTTTGGGGTGGCTTGGCTCTAGGTTAGGATCTTCAGTGCCTCCAAACAGCTGCTCCTCTGTTTGGGATTGCAGATAAACTGTAAATGGTGAGTTCAGTCACAAGGACTCACTGAAGTAGGATTGTCCCTGATTAATGATTTGAACAAGGAATTGAACAGTTCTTAGTGATGGTGAAAACTCCCTCTGTACTTCTGACAAGATTATTTAATAATTTTGTGCCTCTGCTTCCTATGTGTAAAATGGGAGGATTTTAGTGTGATTATTCTGCTTTCCCATAGCTCCCAATTGCTTGGAGCATCTTATTACCATATGTTGAGCACAAGGAAGACTTTTTTTCACCTAAGTTTTTAATTGGCTTTTATAGTCTTACTTTGTGTGCCAAATATTTCCATTTGTATCTTTTCGGAGTATCTCTGGGCATGAATAGTTAAGGGCTGCGAAATATTCTTTATCACTATTTTTCTCTTTATGAACTTGACTAAATCCCATAGAAATTCCTGTGCCAAAAAAGAACATCTccaacaccagcacagctctgctgtggtCCCACAGCAAAAATAATCTCCTAAATACAGAACTGGGTAGTGTTCACTTACTGCACAGACACAACCACTGAGTCACTCTCCCTGGAGAGGTAGCGACACACCTTTTCATAGGTATCTGCAAAAGAAATATTGTTGTTAGTCAGCTTTGAGACAGCCTAAGAAATGTCTGCTCCAAACAGGCTTCAGACTTCATCTCAAATCACACGCTGAAATCACATCTTATTTCAATCTTCTAAAAAGATGAGGAAATTCTTTCTACACCACACAGTTCCTCCAGGAAGTTTCTTACCAAGGCTTCCAAACACCCAGCCTCCTCCATGGAAGAAGAGGATGCCTCTCCTTGGCCCATCCGAGGTAGCTTTAGGCTGATAAACTCTCACAGGTACTTCATTAAACTGCAGATCCTGGATAAAGAGCTTTGGATCCAACCCTAGTTTCCGCCCCTGTCGCACGTATCGGCCAAAAGTGATTTGGCTGCAAAGCCCAGTCTTCTCCAAAATTCTTCCCTGTTAAAGGTAAAAGACATTAAGGCATCTTTAAAAGTCTGGAGTTAGCCAGGGTATAAAAACTCTGCATTGTACTTACATCAAAGTCATTTGGAGGAAATTTTAAAGAAACACAGAACTCTGATTTAGACATGAAACAATTTTCCCAAGTTCTCACATCCTGCAGTCTGTAGAAAAATTTACTTGCACTACTCCAATCCAATGTCATTGTAATGTCACATCATAAATTTTATAAAGATCAGTCaaattttataaattttataaaGATCAGTGTCTTGGACTACATATTTTAATCATCAGCATTGTCCTGCACATATTTGTGGTCATTCTTGTTTCATTTATACTTGAtaacaacaaacaacaaaatgCCTTATGTAGAAACAGTTCTTCATTCTGAAACTAATATTCAGGAATTTGACCATAAAACTCAGTGAATTTGCAAATCTAAAGTGCTGAGCTGTATTGTGTGAGTTagttacagcttttttttttttgcaactgaGCAAAATGAAGTTCCTTCCTTTCCCAATGCTCTTGCAAGCTAGAATATAAATCTGACGTAGTAAGTGAAACAAGAAGCTGGGAATCAAACAGTTACCAGCCACTGGCTGAACAAGATCCCTCTTTTTAATGCCCAGTGAGTCTGTCTTGTCACCTGCTAGTGGGGTTCAGAATTGCTGGGCACCTTTGTCAGTAAATTTAATTTAAAGAGGATGTAAATGGTTTAAGAATCTGTGTGGAGGAAAACAAAGTCTGTGTGATAGCAGGGGTGATGTTTGTGGCTAAAGAAATGACAAAACTGAAGATTTTAAGAAATTCAAAGACAGCAAGTAAGAGATGCAGAGCTGAGGAGGGCTCTAATGCCGTTTATGCAACGCTGCCAAAGAGTCCAGGGATTAAATAAAGCAGCCCTAACCGGATTGTGTGCCATAAATGTCAGCCCAGCCGCggcaggagcagctgaagggctGCAGCTCGTTTTGTGCAAGGTGATTTCCCCTGAAGGTGCGGGCAGTTATCACGcaaagccccagcccagccctgaattGGAGGCTGCCATCAGCCGCTCGCAATCTCCGCTAACCCGCCCCAGGCCCGGCTGAACCGGGAACGGCGTTTGCCCGCGACATGGGCAGTATGCCCGCGGCAGCCGCACCGGGGGTGCCCGGGGCAGCATCATCGACCGAGGGGTGCCCGGGACAGCATCCCCGGCCGGGGGGTGCCCGAGACAGCATCCTCGACTTGGCGGGGAGACTTGGGACAGCATCCTTGACCGGAGATTGCTCGGGGCAGCATCCTCGACCGGGGGGTATCGGGTGGAGGCGCCCGGATCGCGGGTGCCCTTGCAGTGTCCGGATCGGGGGATACCCCGGGGCAGAACCCGGGTGGGCTCCCCGCATCCCCTCCTCACGATGCAGCACCGCCAGCATCCCACGGGACTGCAGGGACACACGGATCCTGCCCCGGCTCCCCGTGTTCGTGCAGCCACTGCCGCCCCCAGCCCGCGGGCCGCCCCGAACGCCCCCTCGCCCCCCGGCCGGCCACTCACCAGCGCGGCGGTGCCGAGCAGCAGGGTCAGCACCAGGCGCAGCTTGGCCGGCTGGTTCACCCCGGGCGGGATGTTGTAGCTGGGCAGGCCGAGCAGCACCGCggccgccgccagcgccgccaggggcaggagcagcagcagcagcagcgcgggCAGCAGCGCCATggcccggccgcggccccgcgggGCTCCCCCGGCAGCGCTGGGCAGAGCCGCGGCCCCGTCACGGGCCGAGTGCGGCCGCTCCGCAAAGCCGGCGCAGGGGTCATGGTGCGGGCGGCCGGGGGGAGCCGCGCGGAGCGGCCGGAGGCGCCGGCCGGGTAATCTCGGTTCAAGGAGGCCCGGCGTGACCTGCCCTGCGCGCGGTACCGCCGAACGGACGCGCCCGGCGCCGCCTcccgcctcccgccgccccgGGCCGGCTCGGCCCCCGCGCCCCCGGCCGGCTCGCCCGCACCTCCGCCGTGCTCTGCCCGGGGAAGGTGAGAGCAAGGGCTGGCTGCCCGTGCTTGGTAAGGGCTGCCCTTGCGCAGGGAAATCTAAGGGAAGTCAGCATTTGTTTTTGTAAATAGTTCTGTTTTCTCAGCACTGTaggattttttatctttttttccttatGATAAGGAGCAATGGGCATATACTAAAATGCAAGTTTCACCTCAGCATGCGGAAGAACTTTACGCTGAGGATGATGGAGCACTGGGATAGCACCCACGGAGGGTGTTGGTGAAGGGGCTCCTGGTGAGGGAGGCCTTGCCAGTGCTCCCAGGTTTCTCTCATCCCTCTAAGGTTTCTGGGGTTTCTGGTTTTGTCTCCTTTAAGAGCATCCAGTCTCCCATTACTGGTACTTTTGCTCTCTGGAGGCATTTgaagcacacctggatgtgttcctgcagcacctgctccaggtgaccctgcctcaGTGGGGGGTTGCGCCGGTGGGGGATAATCACCAGAGATCATTCCCAACCCTAGCAATTCTGTGCTTTTCATGTCCTCAGTCTGGCCATCCTGAGTGTGCTCACTGCTGTTCTTCCTTGCTTCCATCCGCAGGGTGTAATGAAGCATCATGGCAGGGAAAACACTGTCTCATCCTGTAAATAAAACTCAAGCCATGCAGTAAGCACCAATTCACAGATTCTAGCACAGAATCACAGTACAGATTCTGCAAAAGTTAATATTGGGGGACACTCCTTGGAAGAACATGAAAACATTTTCCTTCTTCATATTCTCTCTGTAAGATGTACCTTCCAGTACACACAGACCAGGAGCCCAGTTCACTGATCCCTCCTGCCTTTCTAAATCCTGATGTCAGCATTTCATCTCAACACTATATCCTACCCTCTGTGGGCATGCTGGAGACTTTCCAAAATTAAAAAGGACTTGGTTTCAAAATCAGAGCAGCCCTTACTTGCCTCCAGCTAGGTGTGCCCCATCAACTCTGGCCTTGCACTTCTACTTTTGCAGCCATGGAATATTTGCTTAATCTCCTCACTGAGATCTTGATCTCTGCCTGTTTGTCCAGAGAGAGTTTTCCTTCCCTCACTATCTACCCAGTTTATACTTTTTAGAAAAATTAAGTCATGCTTCAGAGCGTATCAAATGGACATCACAAATAAGCTGGCTGTAGTGAACAACATTTAATGCAAATCATTCCACATAGATTATTTGTATAGAAGTAAATAACTTAGTAATTAAAGACAAGGAATCAATCAGATgccaatttgaaaaaaaaacagcATATAAGAAAATTGTACCGTCAAAAGATTGAACTGTCAGAAGGCTCACAAGGAAAAGATCTGTGTTAATTTGAAGTTCATGGATCTTAGAAATAGTATTTTACACATCAAAAGGTGTCACATTCGTGCAGTGCAGCATTACCTGAAGTGTGAGAGCCTAAGCAGAGTCATTAGTGGGAGAAGCATAATGAGGGAGAGTTCTTTTTACAAGCCTTTTATAAATTCAACAACCCTGTCCAATCCTCTTTTCCCAGATGGAAATGACAAACCACAATAATCAAACAGGTTTACGATTCCATGGAATCCATCCTCAAGGTGGTACCAGGTCACTGGAACCCCATTGTCCTCCAGCCTCTTCTTGTACAACAAGCCATCGTCCCTCAGCACATCGTACTCGCACGTCAGGATGAAAGATTCTGGCAGCTGCTGGATAATTGTGTCTTCAGCCAGCAGTGGGCACAGCGTGGGCTCACGGAGTCTTTTCACTTTCTCAAAAAGTCCAGGCTTGAACTCAGAGGGCTTGTGTGGTTTGTAGCCTCTGACCTTAAATTCCTCAGGGATGATGTCTGCACTCA
This genomic stretch from Melospiza melodia melodia isolate bMelMel2 chromosome 26, bMelMel2.pri, whole genome shotgun sequence harbors:
- the LOC134429720 gene encoding arylacetamide deacetylase-like 4, translated to MALLPALLLLLLLPLAALAAAAVLLGLPSYNIPPGVNQPAKLRLVLTLLLGTAALGRILEKTGLCSQITFGRYVRQGRKLGLDPKLFIQDLQFNEVPVRVYQPKATSDGPRRGILFFHGGGWVFGSLDTYEKVCRYLSRESDSVVVSVQYRLAPEHKYPAAYEDCLSASQHFLQHLQHYGVDPARVTVCGDSAGGNLAAAVSQTLAGRSDLPRLRAQILIYPGLQALDFNLPSYQQNRGVPLLFRERAAFFALLYLNGDALHMQEVLEGSHIPPDMRLKYRKWVSPDNIPEQFKVRGVKPLRPTDFIAEVYETVKRFCEPNLCPLLAEDSVVHQLPESFILTCEYDVLRDDGLLYKKRLEDNGVRVTWYHLEDGFHGIISLYDYCGFSFPSGKRGLDRVVNFLKSL